The nucleotide window ATCCACCGGCAACCTTCTGAAAAACTTGAGTATTTCAGAAAGGCCCAGGCCATCGGCCACAATAATAAATGACTCCCGCTCATACCTTTGCAACGGTTTGCGGCAGCAGGCGCCACTGGATGACGCAAACGCAGCATCCAAAAATTCCACGTGATTTCAAAGGTTTTCAGGCCAATGCAAACGTTCACAGTTTGTTAGCCCCTGCGTGCAACGGAGCGTCAGGAGCCCAAGTACCGCCGCTCCGCATTGTCTTACTGGTTGGGAAAGAGAAGAATGTCACTACGCTCGCAAATTCTGGCGCTGATCATAATCCCGCTTCTTGCATTGGCCGGTGTTGGCGGCCTCAAGGCGCTGTCGGATTGGAACCGCTTTCAGGACGCGCAACTGACTGAGGCTGAGACACGGGAATCCGTGGCTTTGATGAAAGTCATTCACGATCTGCAGGTCGAACGCGGCCTGTCTGCCGTCTTTTTGTCCTCCGGCGGCACCGGGGCCTCCCGCGCTCTGAAGGAGGCCCGGGCCAAATCCGACAACGCCATCCAGCAGGTGCCAGCGGGCGCTGCCGCCGCTTTGAAACATCTGGACGGGCTGGCCGCCCTGCGTGACGCCGTGACCGGCCGCCAGCTCCAACCGGGCCAGATGGGCGCGCGCTACTCGGAAACTATTGCCAATCTCCTGCGCGGCGTCAGCATCCGGCTGCTGCACCCCAAGAATGCCGAACTGGCGCAGCTTGGGACCGGGCTGGTGAGCCTCGCCTATGCCAAGGAAGCCGCAGGCCAGCAGCGCGCTGCCGGGGCCTCCGGTTTCGGACAGGGCAGTTTTTCTCTGGAAACCTACCGCTGGTTCATCCGCACAGGCGCGGTTGAGGGCCAGCTTCTGGACATCGCCGCGCTGGCCTTCGGCCAAAGCCTTCCGGCGCTGGAGCTGCGCGCAGGCCTGGCCCCCAGCGGGCTGCCCGGCATCCGCGAGCAGGTTCTGACCGCAGGCCCCGGCGCCCCGGCCCCGGAGGTTGCCGTCACAGACTGGTTTGAGCGGGCCACGCGCTGGGTCAGTTCCCTGCGGACGGCAGAAACCACCGTCACCGGCGCGATGATGGCCCGCGCGCAGCAGGAGGCGTCGCAGGCCCGCCGGGCGCTGATCGGGACCGTGGCAGCGGTGGCGCTTGCCCTGATCCTCAGCGCTTTGACCGGGCTGCGCCTGATCCTCTCCTTCACCCGGCAGTTCGGCAGCCTGCAGGCGGACCTGGACCGGCTGGCGCGTAAGGAGTTCGACTTTGAACCGGCCCATCTGAACGACCGGACCGAAGCCGGCGGCCTGAGCCGTGCGATGGAAAAAACCCGTGCCGCCCTGGCCGAGGCCGAGGACCGGCTCGCCTCCATCGAGGCCAGCCGCATCGCCGACCGCGGCGCGGTTGTGGGCAAGCTGGATGACCATCTCGCCCGCCTGTCCAACCGCGATCTGGACTGCACCATCGAGGAGGCCTTCCCGGAAGAGTACGAAGAGCTGAGGCAAAGCTTCAACTCCACCGTTGCCACGCTGAAGGAAACCATCCAACAGGTGATCGCGGCAACCGGCAGCATCCACAATGGCGCGACCGAAATCAGCACCGCCTCGGACGATCTGTCCAACCGCACCGAAAGCCAGGCTGCCACGCTGGAACAGACCGCCGCAGCCCTGGAACAGCTGACGGCTTCGGTGAAATCTTCCGCCGATGGTGCGCGCAACGTCGAAGTGACAATGCAGGAAGCACGCCAGGAAGCCGAAGATAGCGGCCAGGTGGTGCAGCGCGCGGTTTCGGCGATGACTGAGATCGAGCAATCCTCGCTCAGGATCGCACAGATCATCTCGGTGATCGACGACATCGCCTTTCAGACCAATCTGCTGGCGCTGAACGCCGGGGTCGAGGCCGCGCGGGCGGGTGAGGCCGGCAAGGGCTTTGCCGTTGTCGCCTCAGAGGTGCGGGCGCTGGCACAACGGTCTGCCGATGCTGCCACCGAGATCAAAACCCTGATCGGCGACAGCTCCAAGCATGTAAAACAGGGCGTCGACCTGGTCGGTGAAACCGGGGACGCGCTGACCAGCATCGTCAGCCGGGTCAACACCATCTCGGAACTTGTCACCAACATCGCGGAGGGCGCCGCCGAACAGTCCACCGGCCTCAGCGAGATCAATACCGGTGTCAGCCAGCTGGATCAGGTCACCCAGCAGAACGCGGCCATGGTCGAGGAAGCCACCGCCGCAGGCCACATGCTGCACACGGATGCAAGTAAGCTGGCAGAGCTGATGGGGCAGTTCAAACTCAATGGCGCGGCAGGCGCCGTCATCCGCAAGGCTCCCACCGCCGAAGCACCTGCCGCCCCCAGCGCACATGGCGGGGAGCTCGAATTCGGCTCCGCAGTGCCGATGCCGGCCAAAGCAGCAAATGCCGCCTGGAGCGATTTCTGAAACCAAGCTGCAAAACACACACGAAGGCCGGTCCAAGGACCGGCCTTTCTCGTTGACTGCTCAAACGCGCTATGCCCGTGCTCAGGCCGCGTCCTGATCCGCCTGCTGGCGCTGCCACAGCCGGGCATAGCGGCCGTCTTTGGCCAGCAGTTCCTCATGGGTGCCGGTCTCGGCAATCTCGCCCTTCTCCAGAACCACGATCCTGTCGGCCTCGGCAATGGTCGACAGCCGGTGGGCAATCGTCAGCACCGTGCGCCCCTGCCCGGCGCGCGCCAGCGCCTCTTTGATCTCCTGCTCAGTGTCGGTATCCAGCGCGGAAGTCGCCTCATCCAGCAGCAGCACCGGCGGGTTTTTCAGAAGCGTCCGGGCAATCCCCACG belongs to Leisingera caerulea DSM 24564 and includes:
- a CDS encoding methyl-accepting chemotaxis protein gives rise to the protein MSLRSQILALIIIPLLALAGVGGLKALSDWNRFQDAQLTEAETRESVALMKVIHDLQVERGLSAVFLSSGGTGASRALKEARAKSDNAIQQVPAGAAAALKHLDGLAALRDAVTGRQLQPGQMGARYSETIANLLRGVSIRLLHPKNAELAQLGTGLVSLAYAKEAAGQQRAAGASGFGQGSFSLETYRWFIRTGAVEGQLLDIAALAFGQSLPALELRAGLAPSGLPGIREQVLTAGPGAPAPEVAVTDWFERATRWVSSLRTAETTVTGAMMARAQQEASQARRALIGTVAAVALALILSALTGLRLILSFTRQFGSLQADLDRLARKEFDFEPAHLNDRTEAGGLSRAMEKTRAALAEAEDRLASIEASRIADRGAVVGKLDDHLARLSNRDLDCTIEEAFPEEYEELRQSFNSTVATLKETIQQVIAATGSIHNGATEISTASDDLSNRTESQAATLEQTAAALEQLTASVKSSADGARNVEVTMQEARQEAEDSGQVVQRAVSAMTEIEQSSLRIAQIISVIDDIAFQTNLLALNAGVEAARAGEAGKGFAVVASEVRALAQRSADAATEIKTLIGDSSKHVKQGVDLVGETGDALTSIVSRVNTISELVTNIAEGAAEQSTGLSEINTGVSQLDQVTQQNAAMVEEATAAGHMLHTDASKLAELMGQFKLNGAAGAVIRKAPTAEAPAAPSAHGGELEFGSAVPMPAKAANAAWSDF